The Erpetoichthys calabaricus chromosome 5, fErpCal1.3, whole genome shotgun sequence genome has a segment encoding these proteins:
- the rpl37 gene encoding 60S ribosomal protein L37 produces MTKGTSSFGKRRNKTHTLCRRCGSKAYHLQKSTCGKCGYPAKRKRKYNWSVKAKRRNTTGTGRMRHLKIVYRRFRNGFREGTTPKPKRAAVAASSSS; encoded by the exons ATG ACGAAGGGTACGTCGTCTTTTGGTAAGCGTCGGAACAAGACGCACACACTGTGCCGTCGCTGCGGTTCCAAGGCGTACCATCTCCagaagtccacctgtggaaaatgTGGATACCCAGCCAAGCGCAAGAGAAAGT ACAACTGGAGTGTCAAAGCCAAGAGACGTAACACCACTGGAACTGGACGCATGAGGCACCTGAAAATTGTGTACCGGCGATTCAG GAATGGATTCCGTGAAGGAACAACCCCCAAGCCTAAAAGAGCTGCCGTTGCAGCTTCCAGCTCTTCATAG